One segment of Thermodesulfovibrio sp. 3907-1M DNA contains the following:
- a CDS encoding FecR family protein, which produces MREKSLRAKREVFSFFFFSLIMCFLFISIAHAEEVGKITALQGKVDILRAGKSPAVPAKINEPVYLNDIIRTKTDSRAEITFRDGTVVKIAPRSRVDISEYFVDGETLKVTLNVPRGKVGAAVAEKSIEKIKASPKANRFEIKTPIAVAGVRGTNYIVAHYPTYSTVTVITGRVYTYNIQRPEIVVEVKAGESTIVREGAPPSPPRATTPKEIEREQRDITVAKEEMSPAGKEETRTASDEKASSAETMPVAVEATAVLERKPFATQLVGKTVTETLVEATPPITETIPSTTEFLMDVSFQSIEPISASDPNIKLNYTVSANRNINVKYRVIQGGSYGDWITVNTVAQNPVYFSVPVMGYGYSSYQVEIEANDESGNTKKWFSSIINPLSKYLTGTIVTNASSSVTGYAAGATGFDKGMLKLTVANPVSFSSTFNAGGGDSSTGCWILKGTASSSYFRLLTPDYLFTGSGPSSITLESGSIKSLTTAPWIYVKPLNLSAQITGYIHHYDGSKIDELSGLPQSTIFIGRTGQLNLPSNINDSVPYTTENYTVGYVPSHDIPEPTMLWGSFQQNSGSSLKLQGFAGGSWEQDYAIYGLYIGSDNSAGIIKGLKGGYNFYDEGLHIFDSEPVITLKKKADGYSAMNTWRNYIEGYYQGFFRGGSGTPTISRQDINATSYGAIGSASLSLKKGSYIEPWGVFGIELGGSHSATSPTGFTLEFGGDSWDNRDADPDKPDYWVGSISDATVSGNRMSGTFTGRFMTPNHYGTVEGKLFGDFGSDKWVGVVLGSYEPVMELSHISNIVSGTDTSKIYKQNFSPTQARINAYLGGDSFWSKGYGSIYSVGKIVDDSNEIDFSTDKGYLWYAPITWSLGSNQYSGYIGGRFAKKSDTTYNMSAYLAGIYNDSTNKGIFIGNLSTDGSSNVLTLEKRFFLEGENTVRAVTIDTGSIPSTPSPAVISNLSADSNEYGITINIYNQEAKIVMDTNTNEYNFGAGIIGMGGTYSSAPSGLWNITYTGSFEGQPNTFGALIKGDLWGSENSIQNLIHGKTYAYFADITGTPAVTGIFVGETVGTFDPTSWQAITVGVAFETQKFLSMACPGGTCNTSGTGFTEDQEKLRKLGIPVVEVGKASFSGSGNNLTVNMNDVVFFSTQTGQKPLLWSTANVTGTYSGTPTLNQSVTLNATSGASGSVQFTPTYWSGGAWAATVANDTAYPVQLSGGSYTGSVNMQGAAAGTYGSGSFSGTASGIVR; this is translated from the coding sequence ATGAGAGAAAAATCGCTGCGGGCAAAGCGAGAAGTCTTCTCATTTTTCTTTTTTTCATTAATTATGTGCTTTTTATTTATTTCCATAGCTCATGCAGAGGAAGTGGGGAAAATAACAGCACTTCAGGGAAAGGTTGATATATTAAGGGCTGGCAAGTCTCCAGCAGTCCCTGCAAAGATAAATGAGCCTGTTTATTTAAATGACATAATAAGGACAAAGACAGACTCAAGAGCAGAGATAACATTCAGAGATGGAACAGTTGTAAAAATTGCACCCCGTAGCAGAGTTGATATAAGCGAGTATTTTGTTGATGGTGAAACTCTCAAGGTTACACTCAATGTGCCAAGAGGCAAGGTAGGAGCTGCTGTAGCGGAAAAAAGCATTGAAAAAATAAAGGCTTCACCAAAGGCTAACAGATTTGAGATTAAAACACCAATAGCAGTTGCAGGAGTAAGGGGAACAAACTACATAGTTGCCCACTATCCAACATATTCAACCGTAACTGTTATTACAGGAAGGGTTTATACCTATAATATTCAGCGCCCAGAGATTGTTGTTGAAGTTAAAGCTGGTGAGAGCACGATAGTAAGAGAGGGAGCTCCACCATCACCACCAAGAGCAACTACACCAAAAGAGATTGAAAGAGAACAAAGAGATATAACTGTTGCTAAGGAAGAGATGTCTCCTGCTGGTAAAGAAGAGACACGGACAGCTTCTGATGAGAAAGCCTCTTCTGCAGAGACAATGCCTGTAGCAGTTGAGGCAACTGCAGTATTAGAGAGAAAGCCTTTTGCAACTCAGCTTGTGGGAAAAACAGTTACAGAGACCCTGGTTGAAGCTACTCCACCCATTACGGAGACAATACCTTCTACTACCGAGTTTCTAATGGATGTAAGTTTTCAAAGCATTGAACCAATATCAGCATCTGATCCCAATATAAAGCTGAATTATACAGTCTCAGCAAACAGAAACATAAATGTTAAATACAGAGTCATACAAGGAGGTAGTTATGGTGACTGGATTACTGTAAATACAGTAGCTCAAAATCCTGTCTATTTTTCAGTGCCTGTTATGGGTTATGGTTATTCCTCATATCAAGTTGAGATAGAAGCAAATGATGAATCTGGCAATACTAAGAAATGGTTTTCTTCAATCATTAATCCTCTTTCTAAGTATCTCACAGGAACGATTGTAACTAATGCAAGTAGTTCAGTAACCGGATATGCTGCAGGAGCAACAGGGTTTGACAAGGGAATGCTCAAACTTACAGTTGCAAATCCTGTTTCCTTTAGTTCCACATTTAATGCAGGAGGAGGAGATAGCTCAACAGGTTGCTGGATTTTAAAAGGAACTGCCTCCTCTTCCTATTTCAGACTTCTTACGCCAGATTATCTTTTTACAGGAAGCGGTCCTTCTTCAATTACTCTTGAATCTGGAAGTATAAAATCATTAACCACTGCACCATGGATATATGTAAAGCCACTTAATTTGTCTGCCCAAATTACAGGATATATTCATCATTATGATGGCAGTAAAATAGATGAACTCTCAGGACTCCCTCAGTCCACCATATTTATTGGAAGAACAGGGCAGTTGAATTTGCCATCAAATATCAATGATTCAGTCCCATATACCACTGAAAATTACACAGTTGGATATGTTCCTTCTCATGATATACCTGAGCCAACAATGCTATGGGGTTCTTTTCAGCAAAACTCTGGAAGCAGTCTAAAGCTTCAGGGATTTGCTGGAGGCTCATGGGAGCAGGATTATGCTATCTATGGATTATACATTGGTTCTGACAACTCTGCAGGAATTATTAAAGGCTTAAAGGGAGGCTATAACTTTTATGATGAAGGCCTTCACATCTTTGATAGTGAACCTGTCATTACACTAAAAAAGAAAGCAGATGGTTATTCCGCAATGAATACATGGAGGAACTATATTGAGGGTTATTATCAGGGATTCTTTAGAGGCGGAAGTGGAACTCCGACAATATCAAGGCAGGATATAAATGCTACATCTTATGGTGCAATTGGTTCAGCCTCTCTTTCTCTTAAAAAAGGAAGCTATATTGAGCCATGGGGAGTTTTTGGAATAGAGCTTGGTGGAAGTCATTCTGCAACATCACCAACAGGATTTACACTTGAATTTGGGGGTGACTCTTGGGATAACAGAGATGCAGATCCAGACAAACCTGATTACTGGGTCGGCTCTATTTCAGATGCAACAGTATCAGGTAATAGAATGTCAGGAACATTCACTGGCAGATTCATGACTCCAAACCATTATGGAACAGTAGAAGGTAAACTGTTTGGTGATTTTGGTTCAGATAAATGGGTTGGTGTTGTGCTCGGCAGTTATGAACCAGTTATGGAGCTTTCCCATATAAGTAATATTGTATCAGGTACAGACACGAGTAAGATTTACAAACAGAATTTTTCACCAACACAAGCAAGAATTAATGCATATCTTGGTGGAGATAGCTTCTGGAGTAAAGGCTACGGAAGTATTTATTCAGTGGGAAAGATTGTTGATGATTCTAATGAAATAGATTTTAGCACTGACAAAGGCTATTTATGGTATGCACCAATTACCTGGTCATTAGGTTCAAATCAGTATTCTGGTTATATAGGTGGAAGATTTGCAAAAAAATCAGATACAACATATAACATGTCTGCCTATCTGGCAGGAATATATAATGATTCAACGAACAAGGGAATTTTTATAGGAAATCTCTCAACAGATGGATCATCAAATGTATTAACCCTTGAAAAAAGATTTTTCCTTGAAGGTGAAAACACTGTAAGGGCGGTAACTATTGATACAGGTTCAATACCTTCAACTCCCTCTCCAGCAGTTATCTCAAATCTCAGTGCTGATTCTAATGAGTATGGAATAACAATAAATATTTATAATCAGGAAGCCAAAATTGTCATGGATACAAACACAAATGAATACAACTTTGGAGCAGGCATAATTGGAATGGGAGGAACATACAGCTCTGCTCCCTCAGGCTTATGGAATATAACATATACTGGAAGCTTTGAAGGACAGCCAAATACCTTTGGTGCTTTAATTAAAGGAGATTTATGGGGGAGTGAAAACAGTATTCAGAATCTAATTCACGGTAAAACATATGCATATTTTGCAGACATAACAGGAACTCCCGCCGTAACAGGAATATTCGTTGGTGAAACTGTTGGAACCTTTGACCCAACAAGTTGGCAGGCAATCACAGTGGGAGTAGCTTTTGAAACGCAGAAATTCTTAAGCATGGCATGTCCGGGAGGAACATGTAATACATCAGGAACTGGGTTTACAGAAGACCAGGAAAAGCTTAGAAAACTTGGCATACCTGTTGTTGAGGTTGGAAAAGCAAGTTTTAGTGGTTCAGGAAACAATCTAACAGTAAACATGAATGATGTTGTATTCTTTTCAACTCAGACAGGACAAAAGCCTCTGCTCTGGTCAACGGCAAATGTAACTGGAACATATTCTGGAACACCAACACTAAATCAGTCTGTCACTCTCAATGCTACATCGGGAGCTTCAGGTTCTGTTCAGTTTACTCCCACATATTGGTCAGGTGGAGCATGGGCGGCAACAGTGGCAAATGATACTGCCTATCCAGTCCAGCTTTCAGGTGGTTCATATACAGGTTCTGTAAACATGCAGGGTGCTGCTGCAGGAACTTACGGAAGTGGTAGTTTTTCAGGAACAGCATCTGGGATTGTAAGGTAA
- the mazG gene encoding nucleoside triphosphate pyrophosphohydrolase → MSKKFDDLVKIMETLRSEKGCPWDRVQTHDTLKRYLLEEAYELIEAIENKKPEAIKEELGDLLLQIVFHSQIAKEEGNFDIDDVIQTIIQKMIGRHPHVFGEADFKTPEEVLNQWDERKKEEGKFGSSILEGIPLALPALLKAYKIQSRVSKVGFDWETPQGVIEKIKEELREVEEAIKTGEKDRIEEEIGDLLFSIVNLSRFLKIDPETALRKTNRKFEKRFKKLEKLAGQKGKTLKDLSLQEMDSLWNEIKKTT, encoded by the coding sequence TTGAGCAAAAAATTTGATGACCTTGTCAAAATAATGGAAACCCTTCGCTCTGAAAAAGGATGTCCCTGGGATAGAGTTCAAACCCACGATACTCTTAAAAGATACCTTCTTGAAGAGGCTTATGAACTTATTGAAGCCATAGAAAATAAAAAGCCAGAAGCAATTAAAGAAGAACTTGGAGATTTGCTTCTTCAGATTGTTTTTCACAGTCAGATAGCAAAGGAAGAAGGAAATTTTGATATTGATGATGTGATACAGACAATCATTCAGAAAATGATCGGAAGGCATCCTCATGTATTTGGAGAAGCTGATTTTAAGACACCTGAAGAAGTTTTAAATCAATGGGATGAAAGGAAAAAGGAAGAAGGTAAGTTTGGTAGTTCAATTCTTGAAGGAATTCCACTGGCATTGCCGGCTTTGCTCAAAGCTTATAAAATTCAGTCAAGAGTCTCAAAAGTGGGATTTGACTGGGAAACTCCTCAAGGAGTTATTGAAAAAATAAAAGAAGAGCTTAGAGAGGTTGAAGAAGCGATTAAGACTGGAGAGAAAGATAGAATAGAAGAAGAGATCGGAGACTTACTCTTCAGTATTGTGAATCTTTCTCGTTTTCTCAAAATTGATCCAGAGACTGCTTTGAGAAAAACAAACAGGAAATTTGAAAAAAGATTTAAAAAACTTGAAAAACTTGCTGGACAAAAGGGTAAAACTCTCAAAGATTTGAGTCTTCAGGAAATGGATAGCCTTTGGAATGAGATAAAGAAAACTACTTAA
- a CDS encoding AAA family ATPase, with translation MSYFIVFAGKGGTGKSTLAAFTVKYLSERKLGPVLVVDADPNYCLPELLGVEIKETVASVRDNALKEKPEGMSLDEWLEIQINRVVEEAEGFDLIVMGRPEGSGCYCAVNNVLKRILQEIAEHYRYIVVDNEAGMEHISRGILNKVDLLFIVSTFTKTGIQAALRINELIKELNINPEKKLLIINMAFREFEDSEEEELLKHFDSIYYVFFDKDFLKLSEKGRNVFSLPKGEAIWVNFKWILEETVEQKI, from the coding sequence ATGAGTTATTTTATAGTCTTTGCTGGAAAAGGAGGGACAGGGAAAAGCACTCTTGCTGCCTTCACAGTAAAGTATCTTTCTGAGAGGAAACTTGGACCTGTTTTAGTCGTTGATGCGGATCCTAACTACTGTCTCCCAGAGCTTTTAGGAGTGGAGATTAAGGAGACAGTTGCATCAGTAAGGGATAATGCTTTGAAAGAAAAGCCTGAGGGAATGAGTCTTGATGAATGGCTTGAGATTCAAATAAACAGAGTTGTTGAAGAAGCTGAAGGATTTGACCTTATTGTGATGGGAAGACCTGAAGGAAGTGGATGTTACTGTGCTGTAAACAATGTTTTAAAAAGAATTTTACAGGAGATTGCAGAGCATTACAGATATATCGTTGTTGATAACGAGGCTGGCATGGAACACATAAGCAGAGGCATTCTTAACAAAGTTGACCTTTTATTCATAGTAAGCACCTTTACTAAAACCGGTATTCAGGCTGCTTTAAGAATAAATGAATTGATTAAAGAGCTTAACATAAATCCTGAAAAGAAGCTTTTGATTATAAACATGGCATTCAGAGAGTTTGAAGATTCTGAGGAAGAAGAGCTTCTAAAACACTTTGACAGCATCTACTATGTTTTCTTTGATAAAGATTTCCTCAAGCTCAGTGAAAAAGGCAGAAATGTATTCAGTCTTCCAAAGGGAGAGGCAATATGGGTAAACTTTAAATGGATTCTGGAGGAGACAGTTGAGCAAAAAATTTGA
- a CDS encoding PilT/PilU family type 4a pilus ATPase: MRKQELDYILDKICETYPELSDIVFTVGRPFQVLMWGELKSVYLQNIPIQLLTPFHTERIALALMNNQKRLIENLIKEGYCDTSYVIQKARFRVNIFSQRGNYSAVLRKLPMKIPTVEELRLPPIIQEIANERMGLVLVTGATGSGKSSTLAAILNIINETRSCHIITLEDPVEFIHQHKKSTFNQREFGIDFHNFADGLRAALRQAPHVILVGEIRDRETLEIAMQAAETGHLVLGTLHTTDAGQTIGRMIGMFPPQDENYIRLRVSDTLKWVVSQRLLPKIGGGRIVATEVMRKNLRIRDLIINGETAEKTFYDVIATSGAVGMHTFDQSILELYKQGLITEETAVAFASRRSYVTMEIDKMKAAKGEKTTDIEGLRLDIDYGKKIKG; encoded by the coding sequence ATGAGAAAACAGGAACTTGACTACATACTTGACAAAATCTGTGAAACCTATCCTGAGCTGTCAGATATTGTCTTTACAGTGGGAAGACCCTTTCAGGTGCTTATGTGGGGCGAGTTAAAATCAGTTTATCTGCAAAATATACCTATTCAGTTATTAACTCCATTTCATACAGAAAGAATAGCTTTAGCATTAATGAATAATCAAAAAAGGCTTATTGAAAATCTTATAAAAGAAGGATATTGCGATACAAGTTATGTTATACAAAAAGCAAGATTCAGGGTAAATATTTTTTCTCAAAGAGGAAACTATTCAGCGGTTTTAAGAAAGCTTCCAATGAAGATACCAACAGTTGAGGAACTCAGGCTCCCTCCGATTATTCAAGAAATAGCCAATGAAAGAATGGGGCTTGTTCTGGTTACAGGAGCAACAGGTTCTGGTAAATCTTCTACCCTTGCAGCAATTTTAAATATTATTAATGAAACAAGGTCATGTCACATTATAACTCTTGAAGATCCTGTTGAATTCATTCATCAGCATAAAAAATCTACATTTAACCAGAGAGAATTTGGCATAGATTTTCACAACTTTGCAGATGGACTCAGAGCTGCATTGAGGCAGGCTCCTCACGTAATACTTGTGGGAGAAATAAGAGACAGGGAAACTCTTGAAATTGCAATGCAGGCAGCAGAAACAGGTCATCTTGTTCTCGGCACACTTCATACAACTGATGCAGGACAAACAATTGGAAGAATGATTGGAATGTTTCCACCACAGGATGAAAATTACATAAGACTCAGAGTTTCTGACACCCTTAAGTGGGTTGTTAGCCAGAGACTTTTACCGAAAATTGGCGGAGGAAGAATAGTAGCCACAGAAGTTATGAGGAAAAATCTCAGAATAAGAGACTTGATTATAAATGGAGAGACTGCTGAGAAAACCTTTTATGATGTTATTGCCACAAGTGGAGCAGTTGGTATGCACACTTTTGATCAGTCCATACTTGAACTTTATAAGCAGGGATTAATTACAGAGGAAACTGCAGTAGCCTTTGCATCAAGGCGCTCCTATGTAACTATGGAGATTGACAAAATGAAGGCAGCAAAGGGAGAAAAAACAACAGATATAGAGGGACTTAGGCTTGATATTGATTATGGTAAAAAAATAAAAGGATGA
- a CDS encoding Slp family lipoprotein, whose protein sequence is MWNTRKHTNFLKRLFQSCFTKLLLLIFLFLLGCASLPKPLQEASALRDVSFKAVKENPDKYINLSLLWGGRITNCTNTQDGTVFEVLYLPLDREGYPEERDDSEGRFIVISKNFLDCAVYSKGRLLTVVGKFKGLKEGKIDTMPYSFPLIESQATYLWKKRHREYYWHPSLWFWYGYPPWYFEYGPGWW, encoded by the coding sequence ATGTGGAACACCAGAAAACATACAAACTTTTTAAAGAGACTCTTTCAAAGTTGTTTTACTAAGCTTTTGCTATTAATCTTTTTATTCCTGCTGGGTTGTGCGAGTCTGCCAAAACCATTACAGGAGGCTTCGGCATTAAGAGATGTGTCATTTAAAGCTGTTAAAGAAAATCCTGATAAATACATTAATCTTTCTTTGTTATGGGGTGGACGAATTACAAACTGCACAAATACTCAGGATGGCACAGTTTTTGAAGTTCTTTATTTGCCTCTTGACAGAGAAGGTTATCCAGAGGAGCGGGATGATTCAGAAGGAAGATTTATCGTAATTTCAAAAAATTTTCTTGATTGTGCAGTTTATTCAAAAGGAAGGCTTCTAACAGTTGTTGGAAAATTTAAAGGATTAAAAGAAGGAAAAATTGATACAATGCCTTATAGTTTCCCTCTTATTGAATCTCAGGCAACATATCTATGGAAGAAAAGACACAGGGAATACTACTGGCATCCTTCTTTATGGTTCTGGTATGGATATCCTCCATGGTATTTTGAATATGGACCTGGATGGTGGTAA
- a CDS encoding HAD-IA family hydrolase produces the protein MIELIIFDLDGTLVDSCEDITQALNYCLEKSGISGFSKDEVKKMVGEGVNRLIEKALQARGVNFPSQKLIDCFVNYYREHITDFSRAYPEVKETLEELKNIKKVVISNKLTELSFKTLENLGLLKYFDFVAGSDLFSERKPSAVPIIETVKRFYTTPDKTLVVGDSELDIIAGKQAEVKTVAVTYGYREREVLKEADFIIDKFSELLKIVREL, from the coding sequence ATGATTGAGCTTATTATTTTTGACCTGGATGGCACACTGGTTGATTCCTGTGAGGACATAACGCAGGCATTGAATTACTGTCTTGAAAAATCAGGAATTTCGGGTTTCTCAAAGGATGAAGTGAAAAAAATGGTTGGAGAAGGTGTTAATCGTCTCATAGAAAAAGCTTTGCAGGCAAGAGGTGTTAATTTTCCATCTCAAAAACTTATTGACTGCTTTGTAAACTATTACAGGGAACACATAACAGATTTCTCAAGAGCTTACCCTGAAGTAAAAGAAACGCTTGAAGAATTAAAGAACATTAAAAAAGTGGTAATTTCCAATAAACTTACTGAGTTGAGCTTTAAAACTCTTGAAAATCTCGGTCTTTTAAAATACTTTGACTTTGTAGCTGGAAGTGATCTTTTCTCAGAAAGAAAACCTTCAGCTGTTCCGATTATTGAAACAGTTAAAAGATTTTATACTACGCCGGATAAAACATTAGTTGTTGGAGACAGCGAGCTTGACATTATAGCAGGCAAACAGGCAGAAGTGAAAACAGTTGCGGTTACATACGGATACAGGGAAAGAGAAGTTTTAAAAGAGGCTGATTTTATAATTGATAAATTCAGTGAGTTATTAAAAATTGTGAGAGAGCTATGA
- a CDS encoding type IV pilus twitching motility protein PilT, which produces MARIDAFFKLMLENKASDLHLVAGSQPVLRIHGELVRVQYKVLDNQELRALLYEITPEEKIKIFEETGDLDFAHEIPGVARFRVNYFMHKEGIGAAFRHIPNEIKTIDQLGLPQVLKRFAMLKKGIVLVTGPTGSGKSTTLAAIIDYANTHRKERIITIEDPIEFVHPNKGCVISYREVGTHTESFAKALRAALREDPDIILVGEMRDIETIQLALEAAATGHLVFSTLHTSSAIKTVDRIIDVFPPEQQAQVRTSLSESLQAVIAQTLLRRADGKGRVAACEILINTYAVANLIREGKTHQILSIMQTSKKIGMQTMDDTLLQLLQEGKITPEDAYERATDKQKFAKFLKEVPQEGIG; this is translated from the coding sequence ATGGCTCGGATAGATGCCTTTTTTAAACTAATGCTTGAAAATAAAGCAAGTGACCTTCATCTTGTTGCTGGAAGTCAGCCTGTTTTAAGAATTCATGGGGAGCTTGTAAGGGTTCAGTATAAGGTTCTTGACAATCAGGAACTGAGGGCACTTCTCTATGAAATCACTCCGGAGGAAAAAATCAAAATATTTGAAGAAACCGGTGATCTTGATTTTGCTCATGAAATTCCTGGTGTCGCCCGTTTTCGTGTTAACTATTTTATGCATAAGGAAGGAATTGGTGCAGCATTCAGACACATTCCCAATGAAATAAAAACAATTGATCAGCTCGGACTGCCTCAGGTGCTGAAGCGTTTTGCAATGCTTAAAAAGGGAATTGTTCTCGTTACAGGACCTACTGGTTCTGGAAAATCAACAACTCTTGCCGCAATTATTGATTATGCAAATACCCACAGAAAAGAAAGAATAATCACCATTGAAGACCCAATTGAGTTTGTTCACCCCAATAAAGGATGTGTTATATCTTACAGAGAAGTTGGAACTCACACAGAGTCCTTTGCAAAAGCCTTGAGAGCAGCTTTAAGAGAGGACCCTGACATAATTCTCGTTGGTGAAATGCGTGACATTGAGACAATTCAGCTTGCTCTGGAGGCAGCTGCAACAGGGCATCTTGTTTTCAGCACCCTTCATACATCATCCGCAATTAAAACAGTTGATAGAATTATTGATGTCTTTCCTCCTGAACAGCAGGCACAGGTGAGAACCTCACTGAGTGAGTCTTTACAAGCAGTTATTGCTCAGACACTTTTAAGAAGAGCAGATGGTAAAGGAAGGGTTGCAGCCTGCGAGATTCTGATTAACACCTATGCTGTTGCAAACCTTATAAGAGAAGGAAAAACTCATCAGATACTTTCAATAATGCAGACAAGTAAAAAAATCGGCATGCAGACAATGGATGACACACTTTTACAACTTCTTCAGGAGGGGAAAATCACTCCAGAGGATGCTTATGAAAGGGCAACAGATAAGCAAAAATTCGCTAAATTTCTTAAAGAAGTTCCTCAAGAAGGCATTGGATGA
- a CDS encoding tetratricopeptide repeat protein, with product MLKKISINSFLALILIFIPFLAYAEDLQKAVEQYRAENYEEAFEILKEVYKTKPSTMAAFYLGLTYKQTGDYRAAKDYFYKALTGTPRINDAYVEVAEVLYFLGELKEAIHWLDEAEREFVMPSRVMFLKGVVLSKMGRFDEARKAFEKAKSIDPALTQASDLQIALTYASERKIKEAMKSLETLIKIEPKTDIAEFASDYLTALKTAFKEWSITLGVAYQYDDNVVSKPTTIIGVTAVDEISGKRDSAVTNTLKLSYRTLPGGDLFFTGDLTLYTKNYFHSFKYDTTLSTVTLTPGLNIKDGFITLPVSYSHMWINEREYMSFFSITPTLSIQIFPGHIGQVFAGYGKREMLKYIEGFNPDEDRDSSQYSIGAGYFYPFKEKGVLYARYDYTVDDTQGINWDSSSHRVSAGLVYPLTEKLSLQIAGEHTWQNYKNINTLSARGVQGFPETPEKRKDRIYSLTSGFIFDVSKTVRANLNYYHLRADSNFPIYDYRRNIYTFELSFNF from the coding sequence ATGTTAAAAAAGATTTCAATAAACTCTTTTTTAGCATTAATCTTGATATTTATTCCCTTTTTAGCTTATGCAGAAGACCTTCAGAAAGCAGTTGAGCAATACAGAGCAGAAAACTATGAAGAGGCCTTTGAGATATTAAAAGAGGTTTACAAAACAAAGCCATCAACAATGGCAGCCTTTTATCTTGGACTTACATACAAACAGACTGGAGATTACAGAGCTGCAAAGGACTATTTTTATAAGGCTCTTACTGGCACACCAAGAATAAATGATGCCTATGTTGAAGTTGCTGAGGTTTTATATTTTCTTGGTGAGTTAAAAGAGGCAATTCATTGGCTTGATGAGGCTGAAAGAGAGTTTGTCATGCCTTCAAGGGTGATGTTTCTTAAAGGAGTTGTTCTTTCAAAGATGGGAAGATTTGATGAAGCAAGAAAGGCTTTTGAAAAGGCAAAATCAATTGATCCAGCACTCACTCAGGCATCAGATTTACAGATAGCACTCACATATGCCTCTGAAAGAAAGATAAAGGAGGCAATGAAAAGCCTTGAAACTCTAATAAAGATTGAACCAAAGACAGATATAGCAGAGTTTGCATCTGATTATCTTACAGCATTAAAGACTGCTTTTAAGGAGTGGAGCATTACATTGGGAGTTGCGTATCAGTATGATGACAATGTTGTATCAAAGCCTACAACTATAATTGGAGTTACAGCAGTTGATGAGATTTCAGGGAAAAGAGACTCAGCGGTGACAAACACCCTGAAGCTTAGTTACAGAACTCTGCCAGGAGGAGATCTATTTTTTACAGGAGACCTCACTCTTTACACAAAAAACTACTTTCACTCCTTCAAATATGACACTACTTTAAGCACGGTTACATTAACCCCTGGATTAAACATCAAAGATGGATTCATAACGCTTCCAGTAAGCTACTCCCACATGTGGATTAATGAAAGAGAATATATGTCATTCTTTTCAATTACTCCAACCCTGAGCATTCAGATTTTTCCCGGGCATATAGGTCAGGTTTTTGCTGGATACGGTAAAAGAGAGATGCTTAAATACATTGAAGGTTTTAATCCTGATGAAGACAGGGATAGCAGTCAGTACAGTATTGGAGCTGGATATTTTTATCCTTTTAAAGAAAAAGGAGTTTTATATGCAAGATATGACTACACAGTTGATGATACTCAGGGAATAAACTGGGATTCTTCTTCCCATAGAGTTTCTGCTGGGCTGGTATATCCTCTGACAGAAAAACTCAGCCTTCAGATAGCAGGAGAGCATACCTGGCAGAACTATAAAAATATTAATACCCTCAGTGCAAGAGGAGTCCAAGGTTTTCCTGAAACACCAGAAAAAAGAAAAGACAGGATTTATTCATTAACATCTGGATTTATCTTTGATGTTTCAAAGACAGTGAGAGCAAATCTTAACTACTATCACTTAAGAGCTGACTCTAATTTTCCTATTTACGATTACAGGAGAAATATTTACACATTTGAGTTAAGCTTTAACTTTTAA